CGGAAGGGCCGGCATCAGGGACCGGGATGTGGTCGCAACGGTGCAGTTGCTGGTCAGCGAGATCGTGACCAACGCGATCGTCCACGGCAACGCCAACTCCGTCTCCTTTCGGGTCGCTTGTGACACCGCCGGTGAGGTGCTGATCGAGGTGGATGATCATTCCTCCGGCGCTCCGGAAGTGCGGGAGGCAGGTCCGGACGACGAGGGCGGACGCGGCATGCAACTCGTCACC
This window of the Streptomyces niveus genome carries:
- a CDS encoding ATP-binding protein, which produces MSFDADPRRVETARRVTAAVLGRAGIRDRDVVATVQLLVSEIVTNAIVHGNANSVSFRVACDTAGEVLIEVDDHSSGAPEVREAGPDDEGGRGMQLVTFLARDWGRKGTCTWCTFAVGSG